The Orcinus orca chromosome 4, mOrcOrc1.1, whole genome shotgun sequence genome includes a region encoding these proteins:
- the LOC125964299 gene encoding uncharacterized protein C2orf78-like, producing MRRSAAATQTSSAVASSSLVSAVHVFSSSLTMSENFQKPFLLGTLNSLQHSLPVVSNATSLTGSACNFSRVSAPAVGSASATGPNVIKAKDNRAIKVNQVREKPSVIKAPSDQPRKNKHKASEPINAAPKAKIQPKNPECLLAGEVALCNAAVSDRAPVNTAKGSKGKPQKAASRKISKTKSHGQEKTKRTRGRKKAEENKQPGSKVKAGEKPTIPQMKRKEHQTEPIQESFKKPRTALRVRMLEAVQVFHALGEKNDKRTGLSSCWVLGNSSNSKDPQPPPAIQPWRNTPREGKGPEKTQGEAQNPDSSAEKECPSPSQYELLPPGKVKLIPLPFSAWDKPQARPAPRRPQSPASHRPAVADRAHPASTDSAQTAAVSSSQPAPASLPGPAKPAQPTVTNPTQPGWTDHTQPSVPQSAAPRPAPYKTSSCTSLQWEPVPPAVTKRQSPANLQTPFLLQDFSKKPVPWREPNVPEPVMSKPIELEQRPEREAMKRRAQQQRENAAKYTSLGKVQFFIERQKEMEIADYYGYVK from the exons ATGCGCCGTTCAGCTGCAGCCACTCAGACATCCTCTGCTGTTGCCTCCTCATCCCTTGTATCTGCAGttcatgttttctcttcttctctgaccATGTCAG AAAATTTCCAAAAGCCATTTCTACTTGGAACTCTAAATTCTCTGCAGCACTCTCTTCCTGTGGTGAGCAATGCAACCTCCCTGACAGGAAGTGCCTGCAACTTCTCCAGAGTCTCTGCTCCTGCCGTCGGTTCGGCATCAGCTACCG GTCCCAACGTGATCAAAGCCAAAGACAACAGAGCCATTAAGGTGAATCAGGTGCGGGAAAAGCCAAGTGTCATAAAGGCTCCCTCTGATCAACCCAGAAAGAACAAACATAAAGCCTCTGAGCCTATCAATGCTGCTCCCAAGGCCAAAATCCAGCCAAAGAATCCAGAGTGCCTGTTAGCGGGAGAAGTGGCTCTATGCAATGCTGCAGTCAGTGACAGGGCTCCTGTGAACACGGCCAAGGGTTCTAAAGGCAAACCTCAGAAAGCTGCATCCAGGAAGATCAGCAAAACGAAGAGCCACGGGCAGGAAAAGACCAAAAGgaccagaggaagaaagaaggctgAAGAGAATAAGCAGCCAGGGAGCAAAGTCAAGGCAGGAGAGAAGCCAACAATTCCCCAGATGAAGCGAAAGGAACACCAAACTGAGCCTATCCAAGAGAGCTTTAAAAAGCCTCGAACCGCCCTACGCGTGCGTATGCTGGAGGCTGTGCAGGTTTTTCATGCACTGGGGGAGAAGAATGATAAGAGAACTGGGCTCTCCTCCTGTTGGGTCTTGGGAAATTCAAGCAACTCTAAAGACCCCCAGCCACCCCCAGCTATCCAGCCATGGCGGAATACCCCACGTGAGGGTAAGGGCCCTGAGAAAACTCAAGGCGAAGCCCAGAACCCAGACAGCAGTGCTGAAAAAGAGTGTCCATCTCCATCCCAGTATGAGCTGCTGCCTCCTGGGAAGGTCAAGTTGATACCTCTGCCTTTTTCTGCCTGGGACAAGCCTCAAGCTCGACCTGCTCCTCGGAGGCCACAGTCTCCGGCCTCACATCGGCCTGCTGTTGCTGACCGTGCCCACCCTGCTTCTACTGACTCAGCTCAAACTGCTGCAGTCAGTTCTTCCCAGCCAGCTCCTGCCTCTTTGCCAGGTCCTGCCAAACCAGCTCAGCCAACTGTGACCAACCCAACCCAACCGGGTTGGACCGACCATACCCAGCCTAGTGTCCCTCAGTCTGCTGCTCCTAGGCCTGCACCCTACAAAACGTCATCATgcacttctctccagtgggagCCTGTCCCCCCTGCTGTGACTAAGCGCCAGTCCCCAGCCAACCTCCAAACCCCATTTCTACTCCAAGACTTCAGCAAGAAACCAGTTCCGTGGAGGGAACCCAATGTTCCTGAGCCAGTAATGTCAAAGCCCATCGAACTAGAGCAGAGGCCCGAGCGGGAGGCCATGAAGAGGCGGGCCCAACAACAACGTGAGAATGCTGCCAAATACACCTCTTTGGGGAAAGTGCAATTTTTCATTGAGAggcaaaaagaaatggaaattgctgactACTACGGATATGTAAAGTAA